A DNA window from Porphyromonas gingivalis ATCC 33277 contains the following coding sequences:
- a CDS encoding nucleotide sugar dehydrogenase has translation MNNIRIAIIGLGYVGLPLARLFSTKFPTIGFDINPNRVEELISGYDSTGEIGNELLQEALQKGLLCTTKIEEIRDCNFYIVTVPTPIDHNHTPDLRPLLAASETIGKVIDQGDVVVYESTVYPGVTEDECIPIIEKVSGLKYNVDFFAGYSPERINPGDKVYTVENIKKVTSGSTPEIADYVDRMYNTVLVNGTHKASSIKVAEASKIIENAQRDVNIAFMNEIAKIFNAMEIDTREVLEAAATKWNFLPFQPGLVGGHCIGVDPYYLIQRAQVYGVYPRVLMSARRLNDSMGSYIASQTIKQMNKAGIMVKDARILILGFTFKENCPDIRNTKVIDTYSTLQEYTKNIIVHDPWANPSIAEQVYGIKIHNEFPKGKFDAIIIAVAHRDFSNIDLEKSSTANTIIYDVKGILPQGKKYHKL, from the coding sequence ATGAATAACATTAGGATTGCTATCATCGGTTTGGGATATGTGGGTCTCCCTTTAGCTCGTCTGTTTTCCACAAAATTTCCGACAATCGGCTTCGACATCAACCCGAACCGTGTAGAAGAACTAATATCAGGATATGACAGCACGGGGGAAATTGGAAATGAATTATTACAGGAAGCCTTGCAAAAGGGGTTACTTTGTACAACAAAAATTGAAGAGATTAGGGATTGTAACTTCTATATCGTGACAGTTCCTACCCCTATAGATCACAATCACACCCCGGACTTACGGCCACTTTTGGCAGCCAGCGAAACAATCGGAAAGGTAATCGACCAAGGAGATGTGGTGGTGTACGAAAGTACGGTGTATCCCGGTGTAACAGAAGACGAATGTATTCCGATTATCGAGAAAGTTTCGGGTCTCAAATACAATGTGGACTTCTTTGCCGGATACAGTCCCGAACGAATCAATCCGGGAGATAAAGTTTACACAGTAGAGAATATAAAAAAAGTGACATCCGGTTCTACTCCGGAAATAGCCGACTATGTGGATAGAATGTATAATACCGTGTTGGTCAATGGCACACACAAAGCATCTTCCATAAAAGTTGCAGAGGCTTCAAAAATCATAGAAAATGCCCAACGAGATGTAAACATTGCGTTTATGAACGAAATTGCGAAGATTTTCAATGCAATGGAAATTGATACGCGCGAAGTATTGGAGGCTGCAGCTACAAAATGGAACTTCCTACCTTTTCAGCCGGGCTTGGTCGGTGGGCATTGTATAGGGGTAGATCCCTATTACCTTATTCAACGAGCACAGGTATATGGAGTTTATCCTCGGGTATTGATGTCTGCGAGAAGGCTGAATGACAGCATGGGCTCCTATATAGCCTCGCAAACCATCAAGCAAATGAATAAAGCAGGCATCATGGTGAAAGATGCACGAATTCTGATTTTAGGATTTACATTCAAAGAAAACTGTCCGGATATCCGCAATACCAAAGTGATAGACACGTACAGCACCCTGCAAGAATACACGAAGAATATTATAGTACACGATCCTTGGGCAAATCCTTCTATCGCTGAGCAAGTATATGGCATAAAGATTCACAATGAATTCCCTAAAGGAAAATTCGATGCCATTATTATTGCTGTAGCGCATAGAGATTTTTCGAATATCGATCTCGAAAAATCATCCACAGCCAACACCATTATCTACGATGTGAAGGGCATTCTACCCCAAGGGAAAAAGTATCACAAACTGTAG
- a CDS encoding CYTH domain-containing protein — protein MEIERKFLVLNDDFKAKATAVHRIIQAYLVADERCTVRIRLCNDEAYLTIKGKTNEGGLSRSEYEYPVPFEEAKEMLTLCLPGYIMKQRYCVPHKGHVWEVDVFEGRHKGLVIAEVELATEDESIELPDWIGEEVTGDRRYYNSFIAGIQK, from the coding sequence ATGGAAATAGAAAGAAAATTCCTGGTCTTAAACGACGATTTCAAAGCCAAGGCTACGGCGGTACACCGCATTATACAAGCTTATCTCGTGGCTGATGAACGATGTACCGTCCGCATCCGATTGTGTAATGATGAAGCCTACCTCACCATCAAAGGGAAAACAAATGAAGGGGGATTAAGCAGATCGGAGTATGAGTATCCGGTGCCATTCGAAGAGGCTAAGGAGATGCTTACTCTATGCCTTCCCGGCTATATCATGAAGCAGCGGTATTGCGTCCCTCACAAAGGCCATGTATGGGAAGTGGATGTATTCGAAGGCCGGCACAAAGGGCTTGTAATTGCCGAAGTAGAGCTTGCCACTGAGGACGAAAGCATAGAGCTACCCGATTGGATCGGAGAAGAAGTGACGGGAGACAGGCGGTACTACAACTCATTCATTGCCGGCATTCAGAAGTGA
- a CDS encoding 3-phosphoglycerate dehydrogenase produces the protein MTKVLVATEKPFAKVAVDGIKRIIEEAGLEFALLEKYTDKKQLLDAVKDANAIIIRSDQIDAEVLDAAKELKIVVRAGAGYDNVDLAAATAHNVCVMNTPGQNSNAVAELVMGMLVFMYRNLFNGASGSELMGKKLGILAYGNVGRNVARIAKGFGMEIYAYDQFVSAADIEKEGVKAVASRDALFETCDIVSLHIPKTPETVKSINAELLSKMPKGACLINTARQEVIDEEGICKFMAEHTDFKYATDIKPTNDAEMAKFEGRYFTTPKKMGAQTAEANINAGLAAARQIVDFIKNGNEKFRVNK, from the coding sequence ATGACAAAAGTATTGGTAGCTACCGAAAAACCTTTTGCTAAGGTAGCCGTAGACGGAATCAAAAGAATTATCGAAGAGGCAGGTCTCGAATTTGCTTTGCTCGAAAAGTATACCGATAAGAAACAACTCCTCGATGCTGTAAAAGATGCTAACGCTATCATTATCCGCAGCGACCAAATCGATGCAGAAGTTCTCGATGCAGCTAAGGAGCTGAAAATCGTAGTACGTGCAGGTGCCGGATATGACAACGTAGATTTGGCTGCTGCTACAGCCCACAATGTGTGCGTGATGAATACGCCGGGACAAAACTCGAATGCCGTTGCCGAATTGGTAATGGGTATGCTCGTATTCATGTATCGCAATCTCTTCAACGGAGCATCCGGTTCTGAACTTATGGGCAAGAAGCTCGGTATCCTCGCATACGGCAATGTAGGCCGCAACGTGGCACGTATCGCAAAAGGCTTCGGCATGGAAATTTATGCTTACGACCAATTTGTTTCTGCAGCGGATATCGAGAAAGAAGGAGTAAAGGCCGTTGCTTCTCGCGATGCTCTGTTCGAAACCTGCGATATAGTTTCGCTTCACATCCCGAAGACCCCCGAGACTGTAAAATCAATCAATGCCGAACTCCTCTCCAAAATGCCTAAGGGTGCCTGCCTGATCAATACGGCTCGTCAAGAAGTAATCGACGAAGAGGGTATCTGCAAGTTTATGGCAGAGCATACCGACTTCAAATATGCTACGGACATCAAGCCTACAAACGATGCTGAAATGGCAAAATTCGAAGGTCGCTACTTCACCACTCCTAAAAAGATGGGTGCTCAGACAGCAGAAGCCAACATCAATGCCGGTCTGGCTGCAGCTCGTCAAATCGTTGACTTCATCAAAAACGGCAACGAAAAATTCCGTGTAAACAAATAA
- a CDS encoding DUF2027 domain-containing protein, which yields MSTNNITIGSRVRFLNSQGGGIVRRISGRIAWVEGEDGFEIPTPIQECVTVGDNDTFIPAYKSPMEKRREEESKKEERNKRHKEVAVASDRKPTPSEEKPRLLHTELAGHDKLNVYLAYLPMNEQRLGTEPYECFLINDSNYCLQYNYLSLMSTGWKIRATGSIDPNTKLFIEEFTAADLQNMERICLQLTAYKERKTFLLKPALSVELRLDTIKFVKLHCFRENDFFEDKALVYPIVEDDRPVVEKVFDPEAIEQAMKTKELIDRTTPTPARKTSTEKKPNIIEIDLHAGELLETTAGMKNGDILQYQLDKFHEVMKQYASCKGQKIVFIHGKGEGVLRQAIEKELRTRYKQHRFQDASFREYGFGATMVIIH from the coding sequence ATGAGTACAAATAATATCACCATCGGTAGCCGTGTGCGGTTTCTCAATTCACAGGGAGGAGGGATCGTTCGCCGCATCAGTGGGAGGATCGCTTGGGTGGAAGGAGAAGACGGATTCGAAATACCTACTCCGATCCAGGAATGTGTGACAGTCGGAGATAATGACACCTTTATTCCCGCCTATAAGTCGCCCATGGAAAAACGCCGAGAAGAAGAATCGAAAAAAGAAGAGCGGAACAAACGACACAAAGAAGTAGCCGTTGCTTCCGACAGAAAGCCAACACCATCCGAGGAAAAACCGCGCTTGCTGCATACCGAACTGGCAGGACACGACAAGCTGAATGTATATCTGGCCTATCTGCCCATGAACGAACAACGCTTGGGGACAGAGCCTTATGAATGTTTTCTGATCAACGATAGCAATTACTGTCTCCAGTACAACTACCTCTCCTTAATGTCCACCGGTTGGAAGATACGAGCTACCGGTAGCATAGATCCGAATACCAAACTGTTCATCGAGGAGTTCACTGCTGCAGATTTGCAAAATATGGAAAGGATATGTCTGCAATTAACTGCATACAAGGAAAGGAAAACCTTTCTTCTGAAACCGGCCCTGTCAGTGGAATTGAGACTCGATACGATCAAATTCGTCAAACTGCATTGCTTCAGAGAAAATGATTTCTTCGAAGACAAAGCTCTGGTCTATCCCATAGTGGAGGACGATCGTCCTGTTGTGGAAAAGGTCTTCGATCCGGAAGCCATCGAACAGGCCATGAAGACCAAGGAGCTGATCGACAGGACTACACCCACGCCGGCCCGAAAGACTTCTACAGAGAAAAAACCGAATATAATCGAAATCGATCTTCATGCCGGCGAACTGCTCGAAACAACGGCAGGGATGAAGAATGGGGATATATTGCAGTACCAACTGGACAAATTCCACGAAGTCATGAAACAATACGCCTCCTGTAAGGGACAAAAGATTGTTTTCATTCATGGCAAAGGTGAAGGCGTATTGCGGCAGGCAATAGAAAAAGAACTGCGCACCCGCTACAAACAACATCGTTTTCAGGATGCCTCCTTCCGAGAATATGGTTTCGGTGCTACGATGGTGATCATTCATTGA
- a CDS encoding glucosamine-6-phosphate deaminase translates to MRLNLSSMISLSEIPERYYRPQNTYEETLLRRFENIPTNIYRTNDEAAEVIANEIAKDIRESQAQHKYYTLALSGGNSPVIVYDKLIQKHSEEGLSFRNVIAFTVFEYYPPVSENLGCLAKLRKDFLDHIDILPENIMAPDVYASEEKLLQACQDYESKIDSLGGIRHMLLGIGSAGSIAFNSPGTHPNTYTRLVVLGHTEHNDALTIFSSHDTIPPSAISMGLATIQKAHKVTLLAWGESKAEVIAQAIEGKICEASPASSLQLHRNASIVLDLSASSCLTRISRPWLVTSCIWNKQLIRRAVVWLCGLTGKPILKLTNKDYTENGLGELLAKYGSAYEVNIKLFNDIQHTITGWPGGKPNADDSSRPERALPYPKRVVIFSPHPDDDVISMGGTFHKLVNQGHDVHVAYQTSGNIAVGDEEVIRYVSYLRNVCRQYGHESSPILAKAEEVRHYLMHKKIEGDPEQEDIRFMKGTIRREEARTACRYLGLPEDHVHFLDLPFYETGLIRKNPLGEEDVRIIMALLEEIQPHRIFVAGDLADPHGTHRICLNAVLAAIDELKEESWFKEDCRVWMYRGAWAEWEIDYIEMAVPMSPDELRFKRNSILKHQSQMESAPFLGDDERLFWQRAEDRNRQTATLYEKLGLASYEAIEAFVQYRPVE, encoded by the coding sequence ATGAGATTGAACCTAAGCTCCATGATTTCTCTATCCGAAATACCGGAGCGATACTACCGTCCGCAGAATACTTACGAAGAGACCCTGCTACGTCGCTTCGAGAATATACCGACCAATATATACCGCACCAACGACGAAGCAGCAGAAGTCATTGCCAACGAAATAGCCAAGGATATACGGGAGTCGCAAGCACAACACAAATACTATACCCTGGCTCTATCCGGAGGCAATTCGCCGGTCATCGTCTACGACAAACTGATACAAAAACATAGCGAGGAAGGACTCAGCTTCCGCAACGTGATTGCCTTCACCGTATTCGAATACTATCCACCGGTCAGCGAGAACTTAGGCTGTCTGGCCAAATTGCGCAAGGACTTTCTCGACCATATCGACATCCTGCCGGAAAACATTATGGCACCCGATGTATATGCTTCGGAAGAAAAACTACTGCAAGCCTGTCAGGACTACGAATCCAAAATAGACAGCTTGGGTGGCATCAGACACATGCTCCTCGGCATCGGCTCGGCCGGCAGTATCGCCTTCAACAGCCCGGGGACGCACCCCAACACATACACGCGACTCGTCGTACTCGGCCATACGGAGCACAACGATGCTCTGACGATATTCAGCTCCCACGACACCATCCCCCCATCGGCTATCAGTATGGGACTGGCTACCATCCAAAAAGCTCACAAGGTGACCCTGCTGGCATGGGGAGAGAGTAAGGCAGAGGTAATAGCCCAAGCTATCGAAGGAAAGATTTGCGAGGCTTCTCCGGCTTCGTCCCTGCAATTGCATCGCAATGCCTCCATCGTGCTGGATCTGTCGGCATCGTCTTGTCTCACAAGGATCAGTCGTCCTTGGCTGGTGACGAGCTGTATCTGGAACAAACAGCTCATACGCAGGGCTGTGGTATGGCTGTGCGGACTGACCGGCAAGCCCATCCTGAAGCTGACGAACAAGGACTATACGGAGAACGGATTGGGCGAATTGCTGGCCAAATACGGCTCGGCCTACGAGGTGAACATCAAGCTCTTCAACGACATCCAGCACACCATCACCGGCTGGCCGGGCGGAAAACCCAATGCCGATGACAGCAGCAGGCCGGAGAGGGCACTACCCTATCCCAAGAGGGTGGTTATCTTCAGTCCCCACCCCGATGACGATGTCATTTCGATGGGAGGAACATTCCACAAATTGGTCAATCAGGGCCACGATGTACATGTAGCCTACCAGACCTCCGGCAATATAGCCGTAGGGGATGAAGAAGTGATTCGATATGTGTCGTACCTCAGAAATGTATGCCGCCAATACGGTCATGAGAGCAGCCCCATTCTGGCCAAAGCGGAAGAGGTGCGGCACTATCTCATGCACAAAAAGATAGAAGGAGATCCTGAGCAGGAAGATATCAGGTTTATGAAAGGAACCATCCGACGCGAAGAAGCCCGAACGGCATGCAGATACTTGGGATTGCCGGAGGATCATGTTCATTTCCTCGATCTGCCTTTCTATGAGACGGGATTGATCAGGAAAAATCCTTTGGGAGAGGAAGACGTGCGCATCATCATGGCTCTATTGGAAGAGATACAGCCGCACCGGATATTCGTAGCAGGGGATTTGGCCGATCCGCACGGCACGCATCGCATTTGTCTGAACGCTGTTTTGGCCGCTATAGACGAGCTGAAAGAGGAGTCTTGGTTCAAGGAGGATTGTCGCGTATGGATGTATCGCGGAGCTTGGGCAGAGTGGGAAATAGACTACATAGAGATGGCCGTCCCGATGAGTCCGGACGAACTTCGCTTCAAACGAAACAGCATCCTCAAGCATCAGTCGCAAATGGAGTCCGCCCCCTTCCTTGGCGATGACGAACGGCTCTTCTGGCAGAGGGCGGAAGATCGGAACAGACAAACGGCCACCCTGTACGAAAAACTCGGCTTGGCCTCCTATGAAGCCATAGAGGCATTCGTACAGTATAGGCCTGTCGAATAG
- the serC gene encoding phosphoserine transaminase — MKKHNFTAGPCILNDLVLKDAASACLNFAGTGLSVLEVSHRDKEFDAVMLEARNLFKELLDVPEGYEVLFLGGGASLQFYQVPLNLLKKKAAFINTGTWATNAIKQAKIMTQVYGGEVEVLASSEDKNFSYIPKDFVIPEDVDYFHFTTNNTIYGTEIRKDFDTKTRLVADMSSDIFSRPIDVSKYDLIYGGAQKNIGPAGATFVLVKTDVLGQVDRPLPDMLNYQIHIKKDSMFNTPPVFPVYVALQTMKWYKELGGVKVLEKMNLDKAALIYDAIDSSKIFRGTVNPEDRSIMNACFVMKDEYKELEKEFATFAASRGMVGIKGHRSVGGFRASLYNALPIESVQSLVSVMKEFEAKH, encoded by the coding sequence ATGAAGAAGCACAATTTCACCGCAGGACCCTGTATTCTCAATGACTTAGTTTTGAAAGATGCTGCATCAGCATGTCTCAATTTTGCAGGAACGGGTCTTTCTGTTCTTGAAGTTTCTCACCGCGACAAAGAGTTCGATGCTGTAATGCTCGAAGCTCGCAATCTCTTCAAAGAACTTCTTGATGTGCCCGAAGGCTATGAAGTACTGTTCCTCGGTGGTGGCGCCAGCCTCCAATTCTACCAAGTACCGCTGAACCTGCTAAAGAAGAAAGCAGCCTTTATCAACACCGGTACATGGGCAACCAACGCCATCAAGCAGGCCAAGATCATGACGCAGGTATATGGTGGAGAAGTAGAGGTTTTGGCTTCATCTGAAGACAAGAACTTCTCATACATCCCCAAGGATTTCGTTATTCCTGAGGACGTAGATTATTTCCACTTCACGACAAACAACACGATCTACGGTACTGAAATTCGTAAGGACTTCGACACGAAGACTCGCCTTGTAGCAGACATGTCTTCCGACATTTTCTCTCGTCCGATAGACGTTTCCAAGTATGACCTCATCTACGGTGGTGCTCAGAAGAACATCGGTCCGGCCGGAGCTACTTTCGTATTGGTAAAAACGGATGTGCTCGGACAAGTAGATCGTCCTCTACCCGATATGCTGAACTATCAGATCCACATCAAGAAAGACTCTATGTTCAACACTCCTCCCGTATTCCCCGTTTATGTAGCACTCCAGACGATGAAGTGGTACAAAGAACTCGGCGGTGTGAAGGTGTTGGAAAAGATGAATCTGGACAAGGCAGCCCTTATCTACGATGCCATCGACAGCAGCAAGATCTTCCGCGGCACGGTTAATCCTGAAGACCGCTCTATCATGAACGCTTGCTTCGTGATGAAGGATGAGTACAAAGAGCTGGAGAAAGAGTTCGCTACGTTTGCAGCTTCACGCGGCATGGTAGGTATCAAGGGACACCGCTCTGTAGGCGGTTTCCGCGCTTCTCTCTACAACGCATTGCCTATCGAAAGCGTACAATCTTTGGTTAGCGTAATGAAGGAATTCGAAGCTAAGCACTAA
- a CDS encoding S46 family peptidase → MKKRLLLPLFAALCLSQIAHADEGMWLMQQLGRKYAQMKERGLKMKEYDLYNPNGTSLKDAVVLFDGGCTGEVVSDRGLVLTNHHCGYDMIQAHSTLEHNYLENGFWAMREADELPNKDISVVFIDKIEDVTDYVKKELKAIKDPNSMDYLSPKYLQKLADKKAGKNFSAKNPGLSVEIKAFYGGNLYLMFTKKTYTDVRLVGAPPSSIGKFGADTDNWIWPRHTGDFSIFRIYADKNGNPAPYSEDNVPLKPKRFFNISLGGVQENDYAMIMGFPGTTHRYFTASEVDEWKSIDNDIRIRMRDIRQGVMLREMLADPQIKIMYSAKYAASQNAYKRAIGANWAIKTRGLRQNKQAMQDRLIAWGAKQGTPRYEEAVHEIDATVAKRADLRRRYWMIEEGIIRGIEFARSPIPTEDETKALQGNDASARKEAIDKIRTRYSKFANKDYSAEVDKKVAVAMLTEYLKEIPYENLPLHLRLVKDRFAGDVQAYVDDIFARSVFGSEAQFDAFAAVPSVEKLAEDPMVLFASSVFDEYRKLYNELRPYDDPILRAQRTYIAGLLEMDGDQDQFPDANLTLRFTYGQVKGYSPRDNVYYGHQTTLDGVMEKEDPDNWEFVVDPKLKAVYERKDFGRYADRSGRMPVAFCATTHTTGGNSGSPVMNANGELIGLNFDRNWEGVGGDIQYLADYQRSIIVDIRYVLLVIDKVGGCQRLLDEMNIVP, encoded by the coding sequence ATGAAAAAAAGACTATTGCTCCCCCTCTTTGCAGCTCTCTGCCTGAGCCAGATAGCTCATGCGGACGAGGGTATGTGGCTGATGCAACAGCTCGGACGGAAGTATGCGCAGATGAAAGAACGCGGCCTTAAGATGAAGGAATACGACCTTTATAATCCCAACGGCACATCGCTGAAAGATGCCGTAGTGCTATTCGACGGAGGATGTACGGGCGAGGTCGTTTCCGATCGCGGACTGGTACTGACCAATCACCACTGCGGATACGATATGATCCAGGCTCACAGCACGCTCGAGCATAACTATCTCGAAAATGGATTTTGGGCGATGAGAGAAGCGGATGAATTACCGAACAAGGATATTTCCGTGGTATTCATCGACAAGATCGAAGATGTCACAGACTACGTCAAGAAAGAACTCAAAGCCATCAAAGATCCCAACAGCATGGACTACCTCTCTCCGAAGTACCTGCAAAAGTTGGCTGACAAGAAGGCCGGCAAGAACTTTTCTGCCAAAAATCCGGGACTTTCCGTAGAGATCAAAGCCTTCTACGGGGGCAATCTCTACCTGATGTTTACCAAAAAAACTTATACGGATGTTCGACTGGTGGGAGCACCTCCCAGCAGCATAGGCAAATTCGGTGCCGATACGGACAACTGGATCTGGCCTCGTCATACTGGCGACTTCTCCATCTTCCGTATCTATGCGGACAAGAATGGCAATCCCGCACCATACTCTGAAGATAATGTTCCGCTCAAGCCGAAGCGTTTCTTCAATATCTCCCTTGGTGGAGTACAAGAGAACGACTATGCCATGATAATGGGTTTCCCCGGTACTACGCACCGCTATTTCACGGCTTCCGAAGTAGACGAATGGAAAAGCATCGACAACGATATTCGCATCCGCATGCGTGATATTCGTCAGGGTGTCATGCTTAGGGAAATGCTGGCCGATCCTCAGATCAAAATCATGTATTCAGCTAAATATGCCGCTTCGCAGAATGCTTACAAACGTGCTATAGGTGCCAACTGGGCGATCAAGACACGCGGCCTGCGTCAAAACAAACAGGCGATGCAGGACAGACTGATCGCATGGGGAGCGAAGCAGGGTACTCCTCGATATGAAGAGGCCGTACACGAAATCGATGCTACGGTAGCCAAACGTGCGGATCTGCGCCGTCGTTATTGGATGATAGAAGAGGGTATCATCCGTGGGATCGAGTTTGCCCGTTCTCCTATCCCCACCGAAGATGAGACGAAAGCTCTGCAAGGCAATGATGCTTCGGCTCGCAAGGAGGCGATCGATAAGATTCGTACACGCTACAGCAAATTTGCCAACAAGGACTATAGTGCAGAGGTGGACAAGAAAGTGGCCGTAGCCATGCTGACGGAATACCTCAAGGAAATACCCTATGAGAATCTGCCTCTCCATTTGCGTCTCGTGAAAGACCGCTTTGCCGGAGACGTTCAGGCCTATGTGGACGACATATTCGCTCGCTCCGTTTTCGGTAGCGAAGCACAGTTCGATGCCTTTGCGGCAGTACCTTCTGTAGAAAAGCTTGCCGAAGATCCTATGGTACTCTTCGCCTCTTCGGTTTTCGACGAATACCGCAAACTCTACAACGAACTTCGTCCCTATGACGATCCTATTCTAAGGGCGCAACGCACCTACATTGCAGGTCTCTTGGAAATGGATGGCGATCAGGATCAATTCCCGGATGCTAACCTGACACTTCGTTTCACCTATGGTCAAGTGAAGGGCTATTCACCCCGTGACAATGTTTACTACGGACATCAAACCACATTGGATGGTGTGATGGAAAAAGAAGATCCCGATAATTGGGAATTTGTAGTCGATCCCAAGCTGAAAGCCGTATACGAGCGTAAAGACTTCGGGCGTTATGCCGATCGCAGCGGTCGCATGCCTGTCGCCTTTTGTGCCACCACACATACAACCGGCGGCAACTCAGGCAGTCCGGTCATGAATGCCAACGGCGAACTGATCGGTCTCAACTTCGATCGTAACTGGGAGGGAGTCGGTGGCGACATCCAGTATCTGGCCGACTACCAGCGCAGCATCATTGTGGATATTCGCTACGTCCTGCTTGTGATAGACAAAGTAGGCGGTTGCCAACGCCTGTTGGATGAAATGAATATCGTTCCCTAA
- a CDS encoding HU family DNA-binding protein: MLFFKRRQSCIAHKATGKKLWYPQTVINGSTASTLHIAEQISELSGASPGDVFGILRDLGIVMRRELASGKKIKLDGIGCFRLIAQAKGSGVEKKEDVKASQFNSVRVNFRAECRYNTVTRERDCTLIAPDLKFAEYGKPLPAGASSNAGDSNSQTGGGNQGSGGGGL; the protein is encoded by the coding sequence ATGTTATTCTTCAAAAGAAGACAATCCTGTATTGCCCACAAGGCAACAGGCAAGAAGCTGTGGTATCCGCAGACAGTCATCAACGGCAGCACTGCCTCCACCCTGCACATCGCAGAACAAATCTCAGAACTTTCGGGAGCCAGCCCGGGCGATGTATTCGGTATCCTGCGCGATTTGGGCATCGTCATGCGCAGGGAATTGGCTTCGGGCAAGAAGATCAAGCTCGACGGCATCGGTTGTTTCCGTCTCATTGCACAGGCCAAAGGATCGGGAGTGGAGAAGAAAGAGGATGTGAAAGCCTCCCAGTTCAACTCCGTTCGGGTCAATTTCAGGGCAGAGTGTCGTTACAATACGGTCACTCGCGAACGGGATTGTACGCTGATCGCTCCGGATCTCAAGTTCGCCGAGTACGGCAAGCCGCTTCCGGCAGGTGCTTCATCCAATGCAGGCGATAGCAATTCTCAAACCGGTGGTGGCAATCAGGGATCAGGAGGAGGAGGGCTCTAA
- a CDS encoding DUF1015 domain-containing protein — translation MAIIKPFKGVRPPKELVEQVASRPYDVLNSEEARKEAKGNEKSLYHIIRPEIDFPVGKDEHDADVYEKAAENFRMFQEKGWLVQDTKENYYVYAQTMNGKTQYGLVVGAYVEDYMNGVIKKHELTRRDKEEDRMKHVRVNDANIEPVFFAYPENKELDAIVKKYAARPAEYDFVAEFDGFGHHFWVIDEEADIKRITELFAAMPALYIADGHHRSAAAALVGAEKAKNNPNHRGDEEYNYFMAVCFPADQLTIIDYNRVVKDLNGLSDEEFLQKLSQHFEVECKGTEEYRPSKLHNFSLYLGGKWYSLTAKAGTYDDNDPIGVLDVTISSNLILDEILGIKDLRSDKRIDFVGGIRGLGELKKRVDSGEMRVALALYPVSMKQLMDIADSGNIMPPKTTWFEPKLRSGLIIHKLS, via the coding sequence ATGGCTATCATAAAACCATTCAAAGGAGTACGTCCTCCGAAAGAACTCGTAGAGCAAGTAGCATCTCGCCCCTACGACGTCCTTAATTCAGAAGAAGCTCGTAAAGAAGCGAAGGGCAACGAAAAGTCGCTCTATCATATTATCCGTCCGGAGATCGATTTCCCTGTAGGAAAAGATGAACACGATGCGGACGTGTATGAAAAAGCTGCCGAGAACTTCAGAATGTTCCAAGAAAAAGGCTGGCTCGTACAAGACACAAAAGAAAACTACTACGTTTATGCCCAGACCATGAATGGCAAAACGCAGTACGGCCTTGTCGTAGGTGCATATGTAGAGGACTATATGAACGGCGTGATCAAGAAGCATGAGCTGACACGCCGCGACAAGGAAGAAGACCGTATGAAGCACGTTCGTGTAAACGATGCCAACATCGAGCCTGTTTTCTTTGCTTATCCCGAAAACAAAGAACTGGACGCTATCGTCAAAAAATATGCCGCTCGTCCTGCCGAATATGATTTCGTGGCAGAATTCGACGGTTTTGGCCATCACTTCTGGGTGATCGACGAAGAAGCCGATATCAAACGTATCACGGAGCTATTCGCTGCCATGCCGGCACTCTATATCGCTGACGGTCACCACCGTTCAGCTGCTGCAGCCTTGGTGGGCGCCGAAAAAGCCAAGAATAATCCCAACCATCGTGGCGATGAAGAGTACAACTACTTCATGGCTGTATGCTTCCCTGCCGATCAGCTCACAATCATCGACTATAACCGGGTAGTGAAAGATCTGAATGGCTTGAGTGATGAAGAATTCTTGCAGAAACTGTCTCAACACTTCGAAGTAGAATGCAAAGGGACGGAAGAATATCGCCCCTCCAAGCTGCACAACTTCTCTCTCTATCTCGGTGGCAAATGGTATTCGCTGACAGCAAAAGCCGGCACCTATGATGACAACGATCCTATCGGTGTACTGGATGTTACGATCTCTTCGAATCTGATTCTGGATGAGATCTTAGGTATCAAGGATCTCCGCTCCGACAAGCGTATCGACTTCGTGGGTGGTATTCGCGGACTGGGAGAACTGAAAAAGCGTGTAGATAGCGGCGAAATGCGTGTTGCTCTCGCTCTTTATCCGGTATCGATGAAGCAGCTGATGGACATTGCAGATTCAGGCAATATCATGCCCCCCAAGACTACTTGGTTCGAGCCGAAACTTCGTTCCGGTCTGATCATTCACAAACTGAGCTGA